Sequence from the Montipora foliosa isolate CH-2021 chromosome 12, ASM3666993v2, whole genome shotgun sequence genome:
aaTGTGTGTAGTTATTTTGCTGTCTTGGAATAATCCAAGGTGTGAACACTTTTACAGGGTATGACAAGCTGAAACCATTTGGATTTCCAATTCATGCAGGTGTGGATGGGTACAGCAGAAAGGTTCTATGGGTTGAGTTAGAAAGGTCCAACAATCTCCCTGAAATTACTGCAAGGTATTACTTAGAATGTGTTAAGGAGCATGGTTTCTGCCCCTTACAAACCAGGACATATTGTGGTACTGAAAATGGCATAATAGCTGCCATGCAGTGTTACTTTTGATCGGAAGACAATGCATTGCACTCTGGGGAGTCTGCCCATATCTACATGTATGGAACATCAACTAGCAATCAAAGAGTAAAGAACTGGTGGTCTCACTATTGGAAGTCCTCTTCAAGTTGGTGGATTCAGTTTTTGAAAGACCTGGTAGATAGTGGGCAGGTTGATATTGCAAATGGAACCCATAAAGAATGTCTGTGGTTTTGTTTTCGTGGTATTTTGCAGCAGGAACTAGATGAGATGAAACTGTACTGGAATACACATCACATTAGACCATCTAGGCATGACACAGTTGGAGGAGTTCCTGATGTGTTGTTTCAACTACCTGAAGAATCAGGTGCTTTCGACTGCTCTGCACCTGTAAATCCAAAGACAAAATTTTAGAAATGGAAATTAATTGTGCCtacgaagaagaagaaaatgtcTTTCAGGAATATTTTCATTATGTGATCGAAGAAGAGGGGCTTCAGTATCCGTCAAACCATGAAGAAGcactttgtttattttctcaACTCATAAATATTgcacaataatattaaaactatttattatgatcaataaacttttcagaaaaatttacaatatatttttcttataTTACTGGCAGTATTCATGACGATTGTGATACCGAAATTTGATTATCCTctgtctttgtctttcattgtaACAATTAGCCATAACATTAACTACAGAActgttgcattaaaaatgtTGCGCTTTGTTGTAACACAATGACCTAAAAGACGAACTTGCAAGTTATTTTCTCATCTAAAACTCCCTCCCCCCTTGTTTTACAAAACAAAGTTGAAAGGAAGGCATGACTCTCACTAGATAGGCTGCACATGCAGAGGTTTACAATTGTATACCTAGAACTAAACACAACGTAAGTCCagaataataacaatttataaCTTCATATTAAACCAAAGCCTAAGCCTTCTTCCAGAGCAGAAGTCATTACTTCTTCAAAGGCTGGCATGTCTCTGTAATGGACTGGCAGATTAATACTTGGATCACAAGTAGAAGCTGTGGGCCTGCATTAACAGTCACTCATACAAAAATGCTTGAAATGCACTGTAATCACCCTCTCCAGTCCTAATGGTGTAAGGCTATCGCTGCCGGTGATGAACTTGTAGAGTTTTACAAGTCCTCCTACAAAGTAAATGTACACTATTAATGGCGACCATGACCATTAGATGTATGTATAATAAATTGGTAAAACAAAAAGCAGCAGCCAGTCATGTTTGTTCTTTAACACATAACACTTCCCTGCATGGAAATGCTTTTTTACTTCTGCATAATAAGCAACATTTATTGCATGAGGTTGAGTGTGATACtgtgaattatcaaaaccaagGCCTGTTGGCCCTAGCAGAATTAACAAACACGAGGTTtagataattcatgatatcacgTAAAGATGTGTACTTCAATGactgttttattatatatatacatttttgaTAATATGAAAGCTGTGCTCTGTCCTCAGATACAGAGGCGAAGCATGTAGCCATTTCACGTACAAGGGGCTTCATGGTAACAAGGCAGATTTTGAATgcaatattgcatttatcatgtacagttcacaagctattgaaaattgattgaatgctttcGACCAATCACATTTTTCATATCGAGTCTGTGTCTGATGTAtaagaataatattataataaatatAACTTTTGAATTTTTACCTTGTGTTGTCCCAAGATCTTGCACAAAGTCACAGAAGTTTTTGAACACATCAATTTCACAAGCTTTACAATTGCTCCCCTCCTCACTGAACAAGACATTTAGGCCTTGAATGAAAAGCTCGGGTGTTGGCTGAAAATGTCGTGATCCATCCAAGGTAAACAGTGGCTTCATGACATTTTTGTGACTTCTGATATAGTCCAAGGCTCCAAAAGAAGCAAGGCCAGTAATCATTTGGTCAATAGTGGTCAGTGTCCTGGCTATTCCAGTGATCACAAATGATCTGACGGCagaaatgaatgtatatataAGTATAGAAATGTTGAGTTGTGGGTTGGAAGAATCAAAATAACTTAGATGTGCAGTGGTGTTTACACAGTAATCATTTGCAAAGTTGCATGCAGGCAAAAAAGCTCACTTTAGTGAACACAAATAGAAGAATCAGTGCAGGGTGCAAAGCAGCATCTGTAAAGCAAATAATTGTACCTCGTCATATATGcacataataatataattttgtTACAAGATGGGTCAAGACAAATGACAAcagcttaaggtaattcccttgaaattgttccactaccaaacttttttggaaacttggcataattaacattcatgatatgaacattaaaaaaatgcaataaaaaaatggggtcaccgtgcttgtttacgcgtcagcaggctcttaaaatggggtatttttactgttttcgcattaaaaattcgaatcaccttcatacataagcagtattgcttcatttatgccgcctttgattccctggttgtgggaatagtgcactttttgggacagtttcgtggttagcttgaagccCTCGCCTTGgttaaaatacacccagtacggaactgttttccaaaaaaaattcatgttctactatcaaactttttttcttcttcaaatatgttctttattagactgttcttagcaaatacctgaaaaaaaaatcggggtctaaccgtgctcgtttgagagaaaaggagcatttatttcgctatcgggtttagtttgagggaaatctcttacgttttgtatgcgcacgtgctcatgtgcgcgcgctaatgacgcgaaaatcgtgcgcagtagggatgtgcaatgcaatactaaggaattaccttacgTGCATCATGTGTTATACCGGTCAAATGATCAAGTACCTTTGAATTTCTGGAACAGAACTCAAGGTCTCCTTATATGGAACCCCACGATACCCAACCATCTGAAGGATATCCATCATAGATTCTTCACAGAGAAGTGCTCCAAGCTCATCATTAGTTTTACACACAGCTATCTGCAGGACA
This genomic interval carries:
- the LOC137978600 gene encoding uncharacterized protein, producing MCMTIVQSEKWASLIKDDFLRQSLERIAVCKTNDELGALLCEESMMDILQMVGYRGVPYKETLSSVPEIQRSFVITGIARTLTTIDQMITGLASFGALDYIRSHKNVMKPLFTLDGSRHFQPTPELFIQGLNVLFSEEGSNCKACEIDVFKNFCDFVQDLGTTQGGLVKLYKFITGSDSLTPLGLERVITVHFKHFCMSDC